The Nitrospira sp. sequence CCGGCCAAGTCTTGCGTGGCCGGTTTCGGTCTTACTCAGCGATCGACTCCAAGCCTGCATCGCAATCTGGACCTGAAACGCCAGAATGGTGTCACCGCCGCTTGCTGGCTCGTATTCATCGTCTGACCATAGGCATGTTGCGCAAGGAGGTGGAACCGGTCACGGCATTGGAATTCATGCGGTTTTTGATGCAATGGCAGCATGTTCTACCCGGATCACGTCAGCATGGTGAAGCTGGTCTGCTGCAAGTGATCGGACAACTCGCGGGATTCGAGGCGGCAGCCTCTGCGTGGGAACCACAGCTCTTGCGGTCGCGCATGGCCAAGTACGAGCCGGAACTCTTGGATCGACTCTGTCTGAGCGGAGCGGTCAGCTGGGGACGGCTCTCGCCTCATCCCAGCTTAACGTTTGACCGCGAGCAGGAACGACGCCGGATCATCCCCACGAGCGTCGCTCCCATCAGTCTGTTTCCGCGTGAGGACAGTGAATGGCTGATGCAGGTCTTGCGCGGAGAGCCTGCCGCAGTCGAACCCGATTTTGCCCTGCACTTAAGTGCGGTGGCGCAAAATCTGCGTCATGCGTTGCAGGAACAGGGTGCAAGCTTCTTTGCCGATCTGGTCCGGATCACACACGATCTTCCGACGGAAGTGGAAAACGGACTGTGGGAACTTGCGGCGGCAGGGTTTGTGACGGCAGATGGGTACGACAATCTTCGCGCCCTGATGGATCCCCATCGGCGTCGTGCCGAGGGTCGTGAACGAGCCCGTCGACCCCGGCATTCAACCGGACGATGGTTGCTGCTCCGGTCAACGAAGCCCGCAGTGGTCAGTACACAGTCTCCGGCTGCAGCGACTTCGGCGCCTCACACGGAGCAGGTGGCTCGCCAGCTCCTGCGCCGTTACGGCGTGGTGTTTCGTGATGTGCTGGCGCGGGAGTCGGTGGTTCAGTCATGGCGAGATCTCCTTGTGCAGTATCGGCGCATGGAGATGGCCGGCGAGGTGCGAGGCGGCAGATTTGTGAGCGGATTTACCGGAGAACAGTTTGCGTTGCCGGAAGCGGTGGAGTCGCTGCGAGCGATGCGAAAGAAAGAGCTCTCTCCCGGCTCCGGCCATGAGGTCAAACTCTCAGCGACGGATCCCTTAAATCTTGCCGGTGTGATTCTCCCGGGTCCGCGCATTCCATCGGTGCCGACGAATTTCTTGGTGTTCAGGGATGGCGCACTTGTGCGAACGGTCATCGGGCGGCAAAGCGAAACAACGCTTTCCGTCCTAGGGCAGGCCGTCCAGTGATGTGGTACTGAAGTCGGACTATCGGGCGAATGCCTTGGATATGTCCCTGAGCTGCGCCAGCAGCGAGGTGGAATCCTTGCCTACTGTTTCGGCATAACCTGCCTGGGCCGCGGAGAAAAATGCCGATTGGCGATCCCCGGGAACTCCCAACAGCCTGCCCATCGATGCGAGATATTCTCCCCGCCCTGCCGCCAGATCTTGCTGTAGGTTTTCTTGATTGAAGGATACAAAAGCCGCCGCTTTGAAGTCCGGCTTGATCTGACCATCTTCACTCCACCAGGCAGCTCCGGATGTCGTGCCGGTGATATTGGAGGTCGTGTCGGTGGTCTGATTGAAGGTAGCCTTGAGGGTGCAACCTGTGAGTCCGAGCATCATGCTTGCACCGGCGATCACGACACTGCCT is a genomic window containing:
- a CDS encoding DUF3015 family protein, yielding MRTLIGSVVIAGASMMLGLTGCTLKATFNQTTDTTSNITGTTSGAAWWSEDGQIKPDFKAAAFVSFNQENLQQDLAAGRGEYLASMGRLLGVPGDRQSAFFSAAQAGYAETVGKDSTSLLAQLRDISKAFAR